The DNA region GTTAATATGGGATCATGGTCTCTTTAATATAAGAAATTTCTATAAAGGTGAAAGATGGCTATGTGTGGAAGGGGTTCTTTTGGAGAATTCTATTGACTGTGCTTTCTTCTTGGTTTATGGTGCTCATGCTAGAGATGGAAAACTTGTTGTGTGAGGGAAGTTGAGTTACGTGGCTGGATTGTGTCCGGCCGCGTGTTGTTATCCGGGGGACTTCAATGAGATTGTACAGGTGGAAGAAAGGCGAGGCACAGATAGCTTACCTTTGTCAGTACAAGATTTTAAGAATTGGATAAATGACATGGGTTTGGTGGACTTGCCAATTACTGACCGTAAGTTTACATGGTTCAGAGGACAATCCTGTAGCCTTATTGATAGAGCTTTAGTTAGTTTGGAATGGCTTGAGGCATTTCCAGAGACTCACTTGAGAGGTGGTCCATGGGGATCGTCTAATCACTGCCCTATTATAATGGAAGATAAGAGGCTAAGGAATGGATCGAGACCGTTCCGAAGTCTACATTCGTGGTTTACTCATGAAGAATTTCTAAGAATGGTGAAGGAGGAATGGCGAGGGTTAGGAGAGGTACAATTCACCGATAAACTCAAGGCGTTGATGAGTCCATTGGGAAGATGGCATAGAGACAACTTTGGGGATATGGACAAGAAAATTAtgaagtttgaggaagagattAAGAAGATTGAAGACATGGTCGGTAATGGGCCGTATGATGGGACAATGGAAGCAAGAAGGAGGGCACTAGTTACTTGTTGCAAGAAATGGTGTGTGAGGAAAGAActacattggaagcagatgttGAGGTCGAGGCATGCGAGGGACATGGATAAAAACACGAGATATTTCCACAACTTAGCTTCTGCAAGAAAGAGGAATAATAAGATTGATGCTCTGGTTATTAATGGAAGATTGACAAGGAATCAAGCTAGGATTAAGATTACTATCACGAAATTTTATAAGGACTTATATCATCAAGAGAAGTCGCCTATGGTGGGTTTCAGAGATAGTCTAGTGGAAAGGATTAGCGAGGAGGATGCTCTGGCTCTAGAGATGTTACCGACACCTCAGGAGGTTAGAGAGACGGTGTGGGATTGCGAATCTTCCAAGGCTTCAGGAAGTGATGGCTACAACATGAATTTCATTAAGAAGTGTTGGAGTGTTGGGATGAAATCGGCTCGGAGTTCACAACAGCGGTACTGGGCTTTTTCCAATCTTCCAGGTTGCCACCAGATGCCAATGTCACTTGGGTGGTGCGGCTCCCAAGTTTACTGGTGCTAAGAAAATCAAAGATCTGCGTCCAATAAGTATAGTGGGGTGTGTGTCTAACATAATCTCGAAGTTGCTGGTTAGGAGAATGAGAGATGTTATGCCAGGGTTAGTAGGCGAGACGTATAGTGCGTTTGTCAAGGGTCGGAAGATTCATGATGGGGCCCTCATCGCATGTGAAACGGTTCAGTGGATCAAACAGAAGAAGAAGGGTGCAGCAATAATAAAAGCTAGACTTCCAGAAAGCATATGATAGAGTCAAGTGGAGTTTTGTGGACCTTGTATTGCAGAAGATGGGATCTAGACGAAGATGGAGGGGTGGGTTATGGAGTGTATCAGTACGTGCTCTATGTCAATATTGATAAATGGTTCGCCATCCAAGCCGTTCAAGATGGAAAGGGGCCTGCGACAAGGTGATTCCGTGTCCCATTTTTGTTCGTACTTGTTGTTGATGTCCTTCATATGATGATTGAAGAGGTGGTGAGAAACGGTTGCATATCACCACTACTGGTTGGGCGAGATTATATTGAGTTGTCGCATCTCCAATTTGCAGATGATGTTGTTTTATTCTGTCCCCCTGAGGAAGAGACCATCAAGAATTACAGGAGGCTGCTTCGTTGCTTTGAGCTGATGTCAGGTTTAAGTATTAACTTTGATAAATCAAGCTTGATTCCTATTAACTGTGGTGAGCAGTGGATACAACGTATGTGCAGTGTGTTGGGTTGTAAGCAAGCCACTCTTCCAGTTAAATATCTGGGCATCTTGTTAGGAGCAAACCCAAGGTTGGTTAAGACGTGGAAGCCAATAATAAATAAAGTGGAGGAAAAGCTTAGTCTTTGGAAGGCCAAGGTACTCAATATGGCTGGTAAGTTGGTACTCATCAAATCTGTGTTGAATAGTCTTCCAGTTTATTATTTGAGcttgtataagatgccaaaggcAGTCGCAGAGAAACTGATTTCTTTGTAGAAAAGGTTTCTATGGAGTAAAGAGGATGGGAAGAATGGTATGACTCTGCTTAAGTGGGAAGTGGTGCAGGCTCCTAAAAAGTTAGGTGGGTTGGGAGTTGGGAATGCTATGATACGAAATACAGCTCTTCTGTTTAAATAGTGGTGGCAATTCTCTAAGGAGGAGTGCCCGTTGTGGAAGAAGGTAGTCTGTTCCTTAACAAATTGAATCCAAATGAGCTTCTATCCTCACAGGAATTACTTGCTCGGGGGCTCCGTAGAAGGATGTGTGTCAGCTacagttcaagaatcaagaagtcAGGCAGAAGATGATTACTGGGTTATCCATGGAAGTGGGTGACGAGAGACGAACTCGATTTTGGGAGGATGTCTGGATTCATAGAGGTCATTTGAAAGATTGGTTTCCAATGCTCTTTTCGGTTTCAAACCAAAGAGGATCAgtgataggggattgtgggttttgggatagGTTAGCTTGGATATGGAATTTTCAGTGGAGGAGAGAAcgttccaatgggagttggatctAGTGAACCAGCTCCACCACACTTTGAGACTAGTCAAACTTGCACATGGAAGAGAAGATAGAGTGGTGTGGAAATATGATAAATAAGGAATTTTTTCTACTAACTAatttgtgcaggtgttgcaggTGGAACTGGTCCCGGAGGATATATCAAGTTACAGCTTTACTAAGAGTATTTGGAAAGGTCTTGTTCGACCTAGAGTGGAACTGTTTGTTTGGTTTGCCCTGACTGGCAGGGTAAATACAAAGGAGAGACTGAGTTAGTTTGGAGTTATTCACCAAGAAGATACTTTATGTGTAAATGTTGTTGAATACGGCCACAACTTGTTTCTAGGCTATAGTTTTTCTTGGCAGGTATGGTGTGCTTGACTATCATATGTTGGTATGCAGTGGGTTCATTAAGGTACGATAAAAGAGCACTTCCAATGTTGGACTGAGATCTCAAATAGAAAGGAGGAGGGTAAGAGAATAAGAGACGGATAGTGTGCTTTTGTGCGATAATTTGGAACGTATGGTTGGAACAAAACCGGAGGATTTTTCAGAACAAATGAAAATGGGTTGCGGAGATTATCAACATGTCCTTTCTGAACTACAAGGAGTGGCTAGGTGCAGATCCCTTctattgttgatggcaatgccgaagatGACAAAGGGAGATCTATTCTTGCTTTTTGTTTGCTTGTTCTTCTTTAGTTAGTTGTTTCCTATGGTGTTGTcctttttgctccacttgttgtgttgagcttctcttacaaaaaaaaaagaaagaatttgaCTAAATAATTGTAGTCTACAAAGTATGAATATTTTGCTGAGTTACTGTATGTATGTGTTTGACACATTTTAGATATGACACTTATTACACTCGTCTGATACACGTGTCTGTTGTGTCTAACTGTatcttaataaaaagtaaaaaaatttactcCAAATACACTTAAATACACCTAAATACTATTACGTGTTAGAGTATTCAGTAttatattcttaacatatatttttgaaataaatttataaataatatataattatatattattatttattaaaacaaaaaatattttaaatattttatataattaaagtaaaattttaaaaataattaaaaactaatttatattttaatatcaataaaatatcaaaatattattacaatttattaaaaaatattttatattttatatatatgcgtgtcTATGTGTcgtacaaaattttaaaattcgtgtaTCAACGTATTTCGTATCGTGTCGTATCTCGTAAATCATAAATTGAAGTGTATATAATTTACTGTCAATGGGTTCATCTTCACATATATATCccaaaaattaaagttataataaATGTAATAACTTTAAAATGTGTGTATATATGCGCGCGTACATGTGTGCGTGTGTGTGATAttttttcacttgttttatttgactttttttttccaAGATAGTAATGTATTCATTTATTagtaaaatcaatacaaaaagtTGGGAGGGTCCTACATTAGGACATCTAGCATAGACTAAGTGGGATACTCAATTGAAATGATTAATAAAGTTAACAACTTAAAAGAGAGATGAAAAGGTTTCAGCGTCTTCGACTCCTTTGGAATTCTTCTACCAGTTCCCTGGCTAATGTGCTAATAAGGTCAAGGGTGctttccttattttcaaaaattttgaggtTCCTATCTAGCCATAATATCCACATAATTGTTGCTGTCAGTGCCATACGTTTCTCCATTCTCGTCCCCGACGCAATTCTTCCACTAATTTTAACCACCACCTCGAGAGCTCATTTCCCCCATTTGTTCCTTGCCTCCACCAATCTCCGAATCAAGCTTTCTTCCATGTGTGCATTACCTGCGGACATTCAATTAAGCAATGGGTAATTGTTTCTTCCAAGTCTGGGCATCTGGGGCAGCTTCCATCTATGACCAAAAACCTACAGTGGAGCTTTTGTCGCACAGGGAGGCCACCATGAAGGGCCTTCCACAAGAATACTCGCACTTTTGCTGGGCATTGAAGCTTCCACAAGTTTGTCCAAAGGCTCTTTTGTTTGCAGATTTTGGGAAGTTGTTCTGCTGGTGGATGGTAGAAATGGAAAGCCACCTGGTAGCCGGAGGCCACCGTATATTGTCCTTTTGAGTCGCGGCTCCAAGTAACGTAGTCTTTCTCAGATTCTTCTATTTGTGTTTGCATGATTGCTAAGGCTATGTCTGCTTTGAAATTGTCTCTGATGAGTTTTTCATTCCATTGCCTGTTGTTGTTGAGTAATTAATTTACCCATCTTAAATCTGATTGAGAGTTGATTTGTTGATGGATTGAGATTGGGTTGAATAGTTCGAGCCATGAGTCCTCATAAATGTTGATTGATATCCCTCTGCCCACTTTCCACCTTACGCCTTTATCAAGTACTTTTCTACCTTCCAATAGGCTTCTCCAGGCCCATGATGGGTTCTGTCCCGGTTCTGCTTTTAGAAAAGATGAAAATCTGTAGTACTTATTTTTGTATATCTTGCTCACTAGAGAATTAGGCTTTGTTAATAATCTCCAACCTTGCTTAGCCAGCATAGATAGGTTAAAGGCTTTTAAATCTTTAAAGCCTATTCCTCCTATCTTCTTGTCCCGGCAAACTATGTCCCATTTTATCCACCTCTGTTTTCTTTTCTCACCACGCTGCCCCCACAAAAAATTCATGATTTTCCCC from Arachis hypogaea cultivar Tifrunner chromosome 10, arahy.Tifrunner.gnm2.J5K5, whole genome shotgun sequence includes:
- the LOC112717223 gene encoding uncharacterized protein; the encoded protein is MGLVDLPITDRKFTWFRGQSCSLIDRALVSLEWLEAFPETHLRGGPWGSSNHCPIIMEDKRLRNGSRPFRSLHSWFTHEEFLRMVKEEWRGLGEVQFTDKLKALMSPLGRWHRDNFGDMDKKIMKFEEEIKKIEDMVGNGPYDGTMEARRRALVTCCKKWCVRKELHWKQMLRSRHARDMDKNTRYFHNLASARKRNNKIDALVINGRLTRNQARIKITITKFYKDLYHQEKSPMVGFRDSLVERISEEDALALEMLPTPQEVRETVWDCESSKASGSDGYNMNFIKKCWSVGMKSARSSQQRRWDLDEDGGVGYGVYQYVLYVNIDKWFAIQAVQDGKGPATR